The region TCATTTGCGGTGCGTCGGCTTATCCGCGGACGATAGATTTTGCACGCATTGGCGAGATCGCACGCAGCGTTGGTGCAAAGGTAATGGCCGACATTGCACATATCGCGGGACTAGTTGCTGTGGGCTTGCATCCTTCGCCGGTGCCGCATTGCGAATTTGTAACGACGACGACGCATAAGACCTTGCGTGGTCCGCGCGGCGGATTGATATTGTGCCGCGAGGAATTTGCTGCTGACGTAAACCGCAGCGTTTTTCCGGGCGTTCAAGGCGGGCCGCTGGTGCATATTATCGCTGCAAAAGCAGTGTCGTTTGGTGAGGCTTTGCGCGGCGATTTTAAGGCGTATCAACAGCAGATAATTGACAATGCAAAGGTGCTGGCAGAGACACTTTCAAACGCGGGTCTGCGGCTCGTTTCGGGCGGAACGGATAATCATTTGCTGCTCGTCGATGTCTTTATGGACGGCAAGGGCATCACGGGCAAGGTCGCCGAAAAGGCACTCGATGAAGTGCATATCACGGTCAATAAAAATACGATCCCCTTCGATACTAACAAGCCTTTTGTCGCGTCAGGCATTCGTCTTGGAACGCCTGCACTTACGACTCGCGGGATGAAGGAATCTGAAATGAAGTTGATCGGCGAAATGATCGCGTCGATCATCCACGAACCGGAATCAGAGGAAGTCAAGGCGAATGTCAGGCGCGGCGTTGCGGAGATAACGGCGAAATTTCCGATGTATCTCAATCGGTTGGAAGCGACAAAGCAGGAATCGATCTCGGCGACATAATGATTAAAATGACCAAAAGATTTTCGCAACTACTTTCAGCCGTCTTACTCGTGTTGGTTTTTTCCATATCTTCATTTAGCCAGACTATTGTCGTCCGTCCGATGCCTGCTGATTTCAAAAGTGACGGCTGTTCGCTTTTTCCTGACGGCAACTATCGCGATTGCTGTGTCGAGCATGACAAGGCTTATTATTTCGGCGGAACAAAGGCGGAAAGAAGAGCGGCTGACAAACGGCTTTGCGATTGTGTGCGTGCAAAAGGCCATCGATTTCTTTCCCCAGTGATTTATCTTGGAGTTCGGATCGGCGGCGTCGCATGGCTGCCGACGCCTTTCCGCTGGGGATTTGGAAGCAATAAAGGCGTGAAAAAGCCCGAAAAATAAAACCTAAGATTCTTTCAAAAACGCTATTGATCTGCGAGTGAGCTTTCGGCCTCAAGTTGATCGAGGATGTCGCGGGCCTCTTCGGAATCGAATTCAAAGGCTTTTTGCTCTAATGCTCCGGCGGCGATTTCCGCATATAGCGAATCATCCAACAACGGCAGTATCGAAGGTATCGGCAGCATTGATAGAGTTTCGTAGGCTATCGCGCGAATCTGTGGAAGCTCGGTCTGCCGGACTATCTCTGCTATCTCGCCCGCCGAATAACGTTCTGCGAGGCGGTCGGCAAGTTTGTCGAGACGGTCGTAATCGTTCTCTCGTATAACTCGCTCGGCAAGTTGAATAAAGACCTCGGCCGAAGCGGACTGTGCTTCGAGCACGCGGGCACAGGCATCTGCGAACTGCGATATCTCAGCTAATTTTACTGAATTCTTTCGTATCGAACTTTTCTTTGATTGTTCGTCGAGGGCTCTGAGCAGACGGCTCACTTCCCAGTCGGCGTGAGCGTCGTAGGAGAATTTAGGACTCTTTGTGTTAGCCGGGGTTGGATTGCTAGATTGCAATGCTCCGACGAGCATTTTTTTTGTCATGGGCCGCAAACCGTCCCACACACGAGCAACCCTTCCACCTAATTCCTTGATCATCATGTCAATTGAATAAGTTTGCTATCGCACGGCGCGGTTGTCAAGCTGATATTTTTGCCGAGATGGATTCACAGAGACGAAGCTCAACGGAGCTAAGAAGATTTTCAAATTGTTCATCATCTTCGTCCACGTTTTCAAGCAAAGCAAATGGAATATCACCCAAATATCGTATTTCCCAAGCCACACCGCCGCTTTTCGGCGGACGTGAGAACCACGCCGCGTCAATCGCCGAATCGACAATTATGGTTTCGCCGAAAAGTGAGTCTTTATCGTGCTGCAAGTTTTTGCTCGACTGGCTGGTAAGCAGCACACGGCGTAATATCCAGCCGTATTTTTGATATGTTGCGATGATCTCCGCGACGGCGGAAGCTTTGGTCATTACCTATTTGAATGGGCAGCTTTGTTGGACGCTGTATTTATGCCGGGCATCGGAGCATTGGAGTTTAATATAGGCGGACTTTGTACGTCAGAATTTGCTGCGGCGTTTGCGGCCTGCTTTTCGACCACATCACGGCCCGGTCCAGGTGACTTGTATGTCCCTGCAAACATATCTCCGACCGCAAGTTTCCATGAGCCGTCCTCTTTAATGAAGGCGAGGTCTTCCCATTTACTTTCTTTTGAGTTCCAAACCTCCAATGCTCCCATATCGCCGTCGATTCGTTCATCACGCATCGTCGGTAAGGTTGCAGAAAAGGTTGTGGCTGTAAATCCGTTCTCATAGACCTTTTCGAGCGGAGTGCCGTTTCGCTGCGAAGCCATCGCGCCGAATTCGATAGATTTTTTCGTGAGCAGTTTTTTAATGGCTTCCGTGTCTTTGCTTTTAACAGCAGCGTATAGGAGTTTGTAGGCTTCCGTTGGAGTCGCACCTCCACCGCCGCCACTCGACATTTGGCTGCAAGCAACAACAGAGCAAATCACTAAAAGCACGGCAAACAAAAGAATGATTCTTAGCATAAATTCAACAACATTGTCTCCGACAATTTGAAAGTATACAACATTTTTATCAATCAATTATTAGCGGATATTTTATTCGTATATAATCCGTGGTTTATGAAAGCGTTGCGTTTTACTCATGATGGCGGCCTTGAAGTGGCAAACGTTGCCAACCCTAATAACGAATCTGAAGCGCTCGTTCGCGTTTTAAAGTCGGGAATTTGTAACACCGATCTTGAGATCGTGCGAGGCTACGCCGGTTTTTCGGGAACTATCGGTCATGAATTCGTCGGTGTTGTCGAAAGGGCTGATGACAGGACTGAGATCGTTGGGAAAAGGGTTGTTGGCGAGATAAACGCAGGCTGCGGAAGTTGTGATCTATGCATTGCGGGCGATTCGCGGCATTGTCCTACGCGGACCGTTCTGGGCATTGTGGATCGCGACGGCTGTCATGCCGAATTTTTGCAATTGCCCTCGCGAAATCTCATAGAGATTCCTGACAGGGTGACAGATGCGCAGGCAGTCTTCGCCGAGCCGCTCGCGGCAGCTTTTGGAGTCACTGAGCAAGTTGAAATATTGCCCGAGACAAAGGTCGCGGTCATCGGTGACGGAAAACTCGGATTGCTGTGTGCAATGAGTCTTGCTCTCAAATCACAAAATGTCACGCTGATCGGCAAGCACACATCTAAAATGTCCATCGCTGAAAAAAATGGTGTAGAGGGCATTTTTCTCGGTAATCTGACACCGATGATTTCCGGTCGATTCGATGTTGTTGTTGAGGCAAGCGGTTCCGAATCGGGATTTGCCACGGCGCTCGATCTTGTAAGGCCACGTGGAAAAATAGTGCTCAAGTCCACGTTTCACGGCACGCAAACATGGGCGGCTTCGCGTGTTGTTGTCGATGAAATAACTATAGTCGGTTCCCGTTGCGGAAAGATGGAACCGGCAATTACTCTGCTTGCTGACGGTCTGATAAATGTAAACGAT is a window of Chloracidobacterium sp. DNA encoding:
- a CDS encoding FAD-binding oxidoreductase, yielding MTKRFSQLLSAVLLVLVFSISSFSQTIVVRPMPADFKSDGCSLFPDGNYRDCCVEHDKAYYFGGTKAERRAADKRLCDCVRAKGHRFLSPVIYLGVRIGGVAWLPTPFRWGFGSNKGVKKPEK
- a CDS encoding alcohol dehydrogenase catalytic domain-containing protein; protein product: MKALRFTHDGGLEVANVANPNNESEALVRVLKSGICNTDLEIVRGYAGFSGTIGHEFVGVVERADDRTEIVGKRVVGEINAGCGSCDLCIAGDSRHCPTRTVLGIVDRDGCHAEFLQLPSRNLIEIPDRVTDAQAVFAEPLAAAFGVTEQVEILPETKVAVIGDGKLGLLCAMSLALKSQNVTLIGKHTSKMSIAEKNGVEGIFLGNLTPMISGRFDVVVEASGSESGFATALDLVRPRGKIVLKSTFHGTQTWAASRVVVDEITIVGSRCGKMEPAITLLADGLINVNDLITNEFSLLDGIVAMECAAAKGVLKVILSP
- a CDS encoding serine hydroxymethyltransferase: MNDFFTANILEVDPMVSEAINDEVRRQTNGLELIASENFVSEAVLQAMGTVFTNKYAEGYPAKRYYGGCEFADVVENLAIDRAKEIFGAEHANVQPHSGAQANMAVLMTALDHGDQILGMNLSHGGHLTHGHPLNFSGINYKVADYGVNKDTEQIDYDELQRKAEESNPKLLICGASAYPRTIDFARIGEIARSVGAKVMADIAHIAGLVAVGLHPSPVPHCEFVTTTTHKTLRGPRGGLILCREEFAADVNRSVFPGVQGGPLVHIIAAKAVSFGEALRGDFKAYQQQIIDNAKVLAETLSNAGLRLVSGGTDNHLLLVDVFMDGKGITGKVAEKALDEVHITVNKNTIPFDTNKPFVASGIRLGTPALTTRGMKESEMKLIGEMIASIIHEPESEEVKANVRRGVAEITAKFPMYLNRLEATKQESISAT